A section of the Candidatus Woesearchaeota archaeon genome encodes:
- a CDS encoding ATP-dependent DNA ligase, with protein sequence MDYAELAQLYSKLEATSKRLEKTKLLADFLKTVPDSELESVILLLQGKIFPAWDKRTLGVSSKLIVKAIKTATGTQEARIEQLWAQLGDLGLVAQQLLAKKTQAVLASATLSVKDVHETLKRVAQAEGKGSVETKTKLLAKLLTLADAQSTPYIVRTVLENLRVGIAEGILRDAIAWAYLNPPIQDDLTVTDRQAYNRIIERVQSAIDKTNDYALVARAAKQGTLDRITITLGRPLRVMLAQRESSLSAALDRVGRPAQLEYKYDGFRLQCHKEGNAITLFTRRLENVTDQFPDVVAAIREAVKAKNCILDGEAVGIDPHTGTYRPFQNISQRIKRKYHIERLAQELPVELNVFDLLFLNGKPYLNKPLKERRAAIEAIITPLPRRITPATCLVTSSDEAAKKFYQASLKTGNEGVMVKKLDAPYKPGARVGHMVKFKPTMDTLDLTIVGAEWGQGKRSGWLTSFTLACQDEEGNLLTVGKVGTGLKELEEEAHEGSNDTSQEDLTFPSITKRLKPLIIKTEGRDVEIKPDIVVEVKFEEIQKSPSYTSGYALRFPRLVRIREDRDLSDISTIAEIEQLFASQR encoded by the coding sequence ATGGACTACGCAGAACTTGCACAACTCTACAGCAAACTTGAGGCAACAAGCAAACGCCTCGAAAAAACAAAGCTCCTCGCCGATTTTCTCAAAACCGTCCCGGACAGCGAACTTGAAAGCGTCATTCTCCTCTTGCAGGGCAAAATCTTCCCCGCGTGGGACAAGCGAACGCTCGGCGTGAGTTCAAAACTCATCGTCAAAGCCATCAAAACAGCAACGGGGACGCAAGAAGCCCGCATAGAACAGCTCTGGGCACAACTCGGCGACCTCGGCCTCGTCGCGCAACAACTCCTCGCCAAGAAAACCCAAGCCGTCCTCGCCAGTGCAACGCTGAGCGTGAAAGACGTTCACGAAACCCTCAAACGCGTCGCGCAGGCAGAAGGCAAAGGAAGCGTAGAGACCAAGACCAAACTCCTCGCAAAACTCCTCACCCTCGCCGACGCGCAAAGCACCCCCTACATCGTCCGAACCGTCCTTGAAAACCTGCGCGTTGGCATTGCAGAAGGCATCTTGCGCGACGCCATCGCGTGGGCCTACCTCAACCCACCCATCCAAGACGACCTCACCGTCACGGACCGCCAAGCGTACAACCGCATCATTGAACGCGTTCAGAGCGCGATTGACAAAACCAACGACTACGCCCTCGTCGCCAGAGCAGCAAAACAAGGAACGCTCGACCGCATCACGATCACCCTCGGGAGGCCCCTGCGCGTCATGCTCGCCCAGCGAGAGTCCTCCCTCTCCGCAGCCCTCGACCGCGTCGGCCGGCCAGCCCAGCTCGAATACAAATACGACGGCTTTCGCCTCCAATGTCACAAAGAAGGGAACGCCATCACGCTCTTCACTCGCCGCCTCGAAAACGTCACCGACCAATTCCCCGACGTCGTCGCCGCCATCCGCGAAGCGGTCAAGGCCAAAAACTGCATTCTCGACGGCGAAGCCGTCGGGATCGATCCGCACACGGGAACGTACCGGCCCTTCCAGAACATCAGCCAACGCATCAAGCGAAAATACCATATTGAACGGCTCGCCCAAGAGCTCCCCGTCGAACTCAACGTCTTCGACCTCCTCTTCCTCAATGGGAAGCCGTACTTGAACAAGCCGCTGAAGGAACGAAGAGCAGCCATTGAAGCCATCATCACCCCCCTCCCTCGCCGCATCACGCCCGCAACGTGCCTCGTCACCTCCAGCGACGAAGCCGCAAAGAAATTCTATCAAGCAAGCCTCAAAACAGGAAATGAAGGGGTGATGGTGAAAAAACTCGACGCTCCCTACAAGCCCGGAGCCCGTGTTGGGCACATGGTCAAATTCAAACCCACCATGGACACGCTCGACCTCACCATCGTAGGCGCGGAGTGGGGGCAAGGAAAGCGCTCCGGGTGGCTGACCAGCTTCACCCTCGCCTGCCAAGACGAAGAGGGCAACCTTCTCACCGTAGGCAAGGTCGGCACCGGGCTCAAAGAGCTCGAAGAAGAAGCACACGAAGGAAGCAACGACACCTCACAAGAAGACCTCACCTTCCCTTCCATCACCAAACGCCTCAAACCCCTCATCATCAAGACCGAGGGCAGAGATGTTGAAATCAAGCCCGACATCGTCGTCGAGGTCAAATTCGAAGAGATTCAAAAAAGCCCTTCGTACACGTCCGGCTACGCCCTCAGGTTCCCCCGCCTCGTTCGCATCAGGGAGGACCGCGACCTGAGCGACATTAGCACCATCGCCGAGATCGAACAACTCTTTGCATCCCAGCGCTAG